A region of the Paracoccaceae bacterium genome:
CGGCACGGTGGCGCAGATGGCAACGGGCGCCGCATCGGCCGCCGTGCCCGCCACCAGCATCGCTGCCAGCCATGCGGCGCGCGCCCGGCCTGCCATCGCCTAGCCCGCCGCGAGGGGCGGCGTGACGGCACGGCGCTTCAGCACCGCCTCGCGCCAGGTGATATAGCTGATCGCCCCGATGATCACCGCACCGCCAAGGATGACAAAGCCATCCACCGGCTCATCGAAGACCAGCACGCCCAGAAGCGTGGCCCAGACGAGTTGCAGGAAGGTCACCGGCTGCGTCACCGCAAGCGGCGCGGCGGCGAAGGCGCGCATCATGCAGTAATGCGCCGCCGAACCGAAGGCCGCCACCAGGGCCATCCAACCCAGCTGTTCAAGACTGACGGGCACCCAGACCCACACCGCAAAGGGCAGAAGGCCCAGCGTGACCGTCAGCGACATCATCGCCACCACCGCACCCGGACCGGCAAGCGCCGACAGCCGCTTGGCATAGAGATAGGAGGCGGCAAAGCAGAAGGCGGCCGCCACCTGCGCCCAGT
Encoded here:
- a CDS encoding DMT family transporter → MLATGLCFVAVTGIVRYLGTDLPAAQSAFLRFAFGAVFLMPTLVPVLRAGFAPGVLALHAQRGMVHVAAVVLWFYAMARLPVAEVTAIGYLNPVLVTLGAALFLGETLAARRLIAVGVAICGALIVLRPGLREVTDGHWAQVAAAFCFAASYLYAKRLSALAGPGAVVAMMSLTVTLGLLPFAVWVWVPVSLEQLGWMALVAAFGSAAHYCMMRAFAAAPLAVTQPVTFLQLVWATLLGVLVFDEPVDGFVILGGAVIIGAISYITWREAVLKRRAVTPPLAAG